A stretch of the Polyangiaceae bacterium genome encodes the following:
- a CDS encoding SDR family NAD(P)-dependent oxidoreductase gives MKRLRDRVAVVTGAASGIGRATAVRLAEKGAHLALVDIDDRRLAETRADVERLGRRATTHDCDVADRARMESLVADVEKAHGAVHVLVNNAGVAVSGTFEDQSLEDFHWLIGINLWGVVHGCKLFLPLLRRADEAHIVNVSSVFGLIGMPLNSAYCASKFAVYGLSESLRAELSDTNIGVTCVQPGGIATNIVQAARFVGGAEAETLRARAVRSFRRMLPPEKAAEAIVRGIEKNSHRVLITREAILLDAAKRAFPSWSSDLVARRWRKMLPGILERVSR, from the coding sequence ATGAAGCGCCTTCGAGATCGCGTCGCCGTGGTGACCGGCGCCGCGAGTGGGATCGGGCGGGCCACCGCGGTCCGGCTCGCGGAGAAGGGGGCACACCTCGCCCTGGTGGACATCGACGACCGCCGGCTCGCCGAGACCCGCGCCGATGTCGAGCGCTTGGGCAGGCGGGCCACCACGCACGACTGCGACGTGGCGGACCGAGCGCGGATGGAGAGCCTGGTGGCGGACGTCGAGAAGGCGCACGGCGCCGTGCACGTCTTGGTCAACAACGCCGGGGTCGCCGTGTCCGGGACCTTCGAGGACCAGTCGCTCGAGGACTTTCACTGGCTCATCGGCATCAATCTCTGGGGCGTGGTGCACGGCTGCAAGCTGTTCCTCCCGCTCCTGCGCCGCGCCGACGAGGCCCACATCGTCAACGTCTCCAGCGTGTTCGGCCTGATCGGCATGCCGCTCAACTCGGCCTACTGCGCCAGCAAGTTCGCCGTCTACGGCTTGAGCGAGAGCTTGCGAGCAGAGCTCAGCGACACCAACATCGGCGTCACCTGTGTGCAGCCCGGCGGCATCGCCACCAACATCGTCCAGGCGGCGCGCTTCGTCGGCGGAGCGGAGGCGGAGACGCTGCGGGCCCGCGCCGTGCGCTCGTTTCGCCGCATGCTACCGCCCGAAAAGGCCGCCGAGGCCATCGTGCGAGGCATCGAGAAGAACTCGCACCGCGTGCTGATCACTCGCGAGGCCATCCTGCTCGACGCGGCCAAGCGCGCTTTTCCGTCCTGGTCCTCGGATCTGGTGGCCCGGCGCTGGCGCAAGATGTTGCCGGGGATCCTCGAACGGGTCAGTCGTTGA
- a CDS encoding glycosyltransferase family 2 protein, whose amino-acid sequence MRVLAVVPAYFAERSVGALARELRALWPDTGEAPPVIVVDDGSADDTSGAARAAGAYVVRHPHNRGKGAALLTGFERARAFEADAVVSVDADGQHPAEEAVRLALHPAPRESLILGVRDLVGAGAPRANQRSNAISNFFLSRFTGRELRDTQCGLRRYPLEKTLALAPRSEGYAFEAEVLLRAARANWDIVQIPVRVLYPPDRRTHFHVVRDPARIVFRVVSTLLSERGGA is encoded by the coding sequence ATGCGCGTGCTCGCGGTCGTCCCGGCCTACTTCGCCGAACGCTCGGTGGGTGCGCTCGCGCGCGAGCTCCGAGCGCTCTGGCCGGACACCGGCGAGGCACCGCCGGTGATCGTGGTGGACGACGGCTCCGCGGACGACACCAGCGGAGCGGCCCGCGCGGCCGGCGCGTACGTGGTGCGACACCCGCACAACCGAGGCAAGGGCGCGGCGCTCCTGACCGGCTTCGAGCGCGCCCGCGCCTTCGAGGCCGACGCCGTCGTCAGCGTGGACGCCGACGGCCAGCACCCGGCAGAGGAGGCGGTTCGGCTCGCGCTCCACCCCGCGCCGCGGGAAAGCTTGATCCTGGGTGTGCGTGACCTGGTCGGCGCCGGCGCGCCGCGGGCCAACCAGCGCTCCAACGCCATCTCGAACTTCTTCCTCTCGCGCTTCACGGGGCGCGAGCTCCGGGACACGCAGTGCGGCCTCCGGCGCTATCCGCTCGAGAAGACCCTCGCGCTCGCGCCACGCTCGGAGGGCTACGCCTTCGAAGCCGAGGTCTTGCTGCGTGCCGCCCGGGCGAATTGGGACATCGTCCAGATCCCGGTGCGGGTGCTCTACCCGCCGGACCGGCGCACGCACTTCCACGTCGTGCGTGACCCAGCGCGGATCGTGTTCCGCGTGGTGAGCACGCTGCTCTCGGAGCGTGGGGGCGCGTGA
- a CDS encoding DUF4349 domain-containing protein, with amino-acid sequence MAAAFKIGFALCLAVLLGTAQPAVAEEAPRQPTLSRSSVIVVGVESGIEAGRGIDAMVRPLGGRLMRAGDLDASVEVPSARYRDFVAELSRMAELRSEKVTTTDTSALLADAMAEVQAARAARQRREKLAGVARDVNEKLTVERVLEGSSSRIVSAEARVRELESRAAVVWVEIRFQTEGKESIEPATLPFPWLDELGPARLANPPDHVPSRSLELRALTDFALSLKTSYVHDAAPLDGTQLAMALAFDMRVLGEANPVGLFGGMNVALGASQGFVYGLQFMGGVGMPIGRRFAFGVSSGPGIDGITTVVPFGLVFPVELWLGWDLFEWLNVSAWGHNAWVVGSDDRQSGSAHALFGDELSVGLALVLADRDSFSSYTQRRHGWLFGAGYRELLGTEMFELRLGYAGIDADFSGSY; translated from the coding sequence TTGGCCGCTGCGTTCAAGATCGGCTTCGCGCTCTGCCTGGCGGTCCTCTTGGGTACCGCGCAACCGGCCGTCGCCGAAGAGGCCCCGCGCCAGCCGACGCTGTCGCGCTCGAGCGTCATCGTGGTCGGCGTGGAGAGCGGCATCGAAGCCGGCCGCGGCATCGACGCCATGGTCCGGCCGCTGGGCGGGCGCCTGATGCGGGCGGGCGACCTGGATGCCTCCGTGGAGGTCCCCAGCGCACGCTATCGAGACTTCGTCGCGGAGCTCAGTCGCATGGCCGAGCTCCGGAGCGAGAAGGTCACCACGACCGACACGAGCGCGCTCCTGGCGGACGCGATGGCCGAGGTCCAAGCTGCGCGGGCGGCGCGCCAGCGCCGCGAGAAGCTCGCGGGTGTCGCCCGCGACGTGAACGAGAAGCTCACGGTGGAGCGCGTGCTCGAGGGCAGCTCGAGCCGCATCGTGTCGGCAGAGGCTCGAGTGCGCGAGCTGGAGAGCCGAGCGGCGGTGGTCTGGGTGGAGATCCGCTTCCAGACCGAAGGCAAGGAGTCCATCGAGCCGGCGACGTTGCCTTTCCCCTGGCTGGACGAGCTGGGGCCCGCCCGGCTCGCCAACCCGCCGGACCACGTGCCCTCGCGCTCGCTCGAGCTTCGGGCGCTCACCGACTTCGCGCTCTCGCTGAAGACGAGCTACGTCCACGACGCGGCGCCGCTCGACGGCACCCAGCTGGCGATGGCCCTGGCGTTCGACATGCGTGTGCTCGGCGAGGCCAACCCCGTGGGCTTGTTCGGCGGCATGAACGTCGCGCTCGGAGCGAGCCAGGGTTTCGTCTACGGCTTGCAGTTCATGGGCGGTGTCGGCATGCCCATCGGCCGGCGCTTCGCCTTCGGTGTCAGCAGCGGCCCCGGCATCGACGGCATCACGACCGTCGTTCCGTTCGGGTTGGTGTTCCCCGTCGAGCTCTGGCTGGGCTGGGATCTCTTCGAGTGGCTGAACGTGAGCGCGTGGGGGCACAACGCTTGGGTCGTCGGCTCCGACGACCGCCAGAGCGGGTCGGCCCATGCTCTGTTCGGCGACGAGCTCTCGGTAGGGCTCGCGCTGGTCCTCGCCGACCGGGACAGCTTCAGCTCCTACACGCAGCGGCGCCACGGCTGGCTGTTCGGGGCCGGCTACCGCGAGCTCCTGGGCACCGAGATGTTCGAGCTTCGCCTGGGATACGCGGGTATCGACGCGGATTTCTCGGGGAGCTACTAG
- a CDS encoding PrsW family intramembrane metalloprotease — MPRILLIVLCGAVPLALAFGIWRRVNRLSHVPRRLTVSVVAAAVVAGLVAGWLERAVLGFAELSFDAAKVGTPGALLATFLLAAPLEEGLKVLVIWPLFGMRALRSPRLGLTYAACAGAGFAAGEITSIGLVEQPSMLLAVRLLVGMTAHPFLAGLWGYALGTQRATRGRWFVLAWFAAVALHGLYDHIVFGRGPGVLVLAIPMFLMMTLFGWLALRDVAPTPDSKSSLLLSSIPEPPSLGSMRRALVRPDRPLMLHWIAIGALVTLGVVLVALGGAVYVGHVIGIDFALADEADVRSSGPLVLLGAATLFGFPLAGYLVARASSAHSVLEPAMGAGVAIVAAVLLVSLAAPVTAVFGLAVAPLAFALACGGAWFGLVR; from the coding sequence GTGCCGCGGATCCTGCTCATCGTCTTGTGCGGCGCCGTGCCTCTGGCGCTCGCCTTCGGCATCTGGCGGCGCGTCAACCGCCTGAGTCACGTGCCGCGCCGGCTGACGGTGAGCGTCGTCGCCGCGGCCGTCGTCGCGGGGCTCGTCGCCGGCTGGCTGGAGCGCGCCGTGCTGGGGTTCGCCGAGCTGTCGTTCGACGCGGCGAAGGTCGGCACGCCCGGAGCTTTGCTCGCGACGTTCCTCCTGGCCGCACCCCTCGAGGAGGGGCTGAAGGTCCTGGTGATTTGGCCGCTGTTCGGCATGCGGGCCCTGCGCTCGCCGCGCTTGGGCTTGACCTACGCGGCCTGCGCCGGAGCCGGCTTCGCTGCCGGCGAGATCACCAGCATCGGTCTGGTCGAGCAGCCGTCGATGCTCCTGGCCGTGCGCCTCCTGGTCGGGATGACCGCGCACCCGTTCCTGGCCGGGCTCTGGGGCTACGCGCTCGGAACCCAACGCGCCACGCGCGGGCGCTGGTTCGTGCTCGCGTGGTTCGCCGCGGTGGCGCTCCACGGGCTCTACGATCACATCGTCTTCGGTCGCGGCCCAGGGGTGCTGGTGCTCGCGATCCCGATGTTCCTGATGATGACGCTCTTCGGCTGGCTCGCGCTGCGCGACGTCGCGCCAACCCCCGACTCGAAGAGCTCGCTACTGCTCTCGAGCATCCCCGAGCCGCCGTCCCTCGGATCCATGCGGCGTGCGCTGGTGCGGCCCGATCGCCCGCTGATGCTGCACTGGATCGCCATCGGCGCGCTGGTCACGTTGGGAGTCGTGCTCGTGGCGCTGGGCGGCGCCGTGTACGTCGGGCACGTGATCGGCATCGACTTCGCGCTCGCCGACGAGGCCGACGTTCGCTCCAGCGGTCCGCTGGTGCTGCTCGGCGCCGCGACGCTGTTCGGTTTCCCGCTCGCCGGCTACCTGGTAGCGCGGGCGAGCTCCGCCCACAGCGTGCTGGAGCCGGCCATGGGCGCCGGGGTGGCCATCGTCGCCGCCGTGCTGCTCGTGTCCCTCGCGGCGCCGGTGACCGCAGTCTTCGGGCTCGCGGTGGCCCCGCTCGCGTTCGCGCTCGCCTGCGGCGGTGCCTGGTTCGGTCTGGTGCGCTGA
- a CDS encoding 5-formyltetrahydrofolate cyclo-ligase, which translates to MADLAKNEMEALLAQAKRQLRARMRGLRSALPASAIAARSGRIVERVAALGPVRDAKSVALFWPMANKNEVDLVPLDATLRAQGKRLYYPFMTPTETGYHTGFRLLSDVGLLEQRGRGFSEPPLDAAEATRGDIDAVVVPALAVSADGYRIGYGIGFYDVTLPDVCPPASTVVVAFSFQLLAEAPHDEGDFPCDWVVTDASVTDARSARGPA; encoded by the coding sequence GTGGCCGACCTGGCGAAAAATGAGATGGAAGCGCTCCTGGCGCAGGCCAAGCGGCAGCTCCGCGCGCGCATGAGAGGATTGCGCAGCGCCCTGCCTGCGTCCGCCATCGCGGCGCGCAGCGGGCGCATCGTCGAACGGGTCGCAGCGCTCGGCCCCGTTCGCGACGCGAAGAGCGTCGCGCTGTTCTGGCCGATGGCGAACAAGAACGAGGTCGACCTCGTGCCCCTGGACGCGACGCTCAGAGCTCAGGGAAAGCGCCTGTACTACCCGTTCATGACCCCCACCGAGACCGGCTACCACACCGGCTTCCGCCTGTTGTCCGACGTCGGGCTACTGGAGCAGCGCGGCCGCGGCTTCAGCGAGCCGCCGCTCGACGCAGCCGAGGCGACGCGGGGCGACATCGACGCAGTGGTGGTGCCTGCGCTGGCCGTTTCGGCCGACGGCTATCGCATCGGTTATGGCATCGGGTTCTACGACGTGACTTTGCCGGACGTGTGCCCACCGGCCTCCACGGTGGTGGTGGCGTTTTCGTTCCAGCTGCTCGCGGAGGCGCCGCACGACGAAGGCGACTTTCCCTGCGACTGGGTCGTCACGGACGCGAGTGTCACCGATGCGCGGTCCGCGCGCGGCCCGGCTTGA
- a CDS encoding GFA family protein: protein MSQEKVSGGCLCGDVRFELTLPVRFCAHCHCSMCRRAHGAPLVTWVGVPQEQLRFVSGEERLVRYASSAAGRRSFCGRCGSTLFFEAERWPNEVHVARANVEGDVGVPVQAHCYWDDRADWLPVGDQLPRLGGASGVEPKVND from the coding sequence GTGAGCCAAGAGAAGGTCAGCGGCGGGTGTCTGTGTGGCGACGTCCGCTTCGAGCTCACGCTCCCGGTTCGCTTCTGCGCCCACTGCCACTGCTCCATGTGCCGGCGGGCCCACGGCGCGCCGCTGGTCACCTGGGTCGGCGTGCCGCAGGAGCAGCTCCGCTTCGTGAGCGGCGAAGAGCGCTTGGTCCGCTACGCCTCCTCCGCGGCCGGGCGCCGCAGCTTCTGCGGTCGCTGCGGCAGCACCCTGTTCTTCGAGGCAGAGCGCTGGCCCAACGAGGTCCACGTCGCCCGCGCCAACGTCGAGGGCGATGTCGGCGTTCCGGTGCAGGCCCACTGCTACTGGGACGACCGTGCGGACTGGCTGCCCGTCGGCGACCAGTTGCCAAGGCTGGGCGGGGCGAGCGGCGTGGAGCCGAAAGTCAACGACTGA
- a CDS encoding flap endonuclease, producing MKVHLIDGTYELFRAWFGTPSARDAGGREVGATRGFLSSIHAFLRDERVTHVACAFDHVIESFRNDLFAGYKTGDGIEPELLAQFPLVERAAAALGIVVWPMTELEADDALATGAVLYGADARVEQVVLCSPDKDLAQCVAGTRVVCFDRARRRLLDEDGVRERFGVPPSAIADYLALVGDAADGIPGVPRWGARSAAALLARYGSLEAIPLDCSRWDVKVRGADALARELQAHASDARLYKQLATLRRDAPLDERLDDLAWLGAERAALETLCAEIGERSLPARVVRWRE from the coding sequence GTGAAGGTTCACCTCATCGACGGCACTTACGAGCTGTTCCGGGCCTGGTTCGGCACGCCGAGCGCGCGTGATGCCGGCGGCCGCGAGGTCGGCGCCACACGCGGGTTCCTGTCCAGCATCCACGCCTTCCTGCGCGACGAACGCGTCACCCACGTCGCCTGCGCCTTCGACCACGTGATCGAGTCGTTCCGCAACGACCTCTTCGCGGGATACAAGACCGGCGACGGGATCGAGCCCGAGCTCTTGGCACAGTTCCCGCTGGTGGAGCGCGCAGCCGCTGCGCTGGGCATCGTGGTGTGGCCGATGACGGAGCTCGAGGCCGACGACGCGCTCGCGACCGGTGCGGTGCTGTACGGCGCCGACGCGCGCGTCGAGCAGGTCGTGCTCTGCTCGCCGGACAAGGATCTGGCGCAGTGTGTTGCGGGGACGCGCGTCGTGTGCTTCGACCGGGCGAGGCGTCGCCTGCTCGACGAGGACGGCGTGCGCGAGCGCTTCGGCGTGCCTCCGAGCGCAATCGCCGACTACCTCGCGCTGGTGGGCGACGCTGCGGACGGCATTCCGGGCGTTCCGCGCTGGGGCGCGCGTTCGGCTGCCGCGCTCCTCGCGCGGTATGGAAGCCTCGAGGCCATTCCGTTGGACTGCTCCCGGTGGGACGTGAAGGTGCGAGGAGCGGACGCGCTGGCGCGCGAGCTCCAGGCGCACGCGAGCGATGCGCGTCTGTACAAGCAGCTGGCCACGCTGCGTCGCGATGCCCCGCTCGACGAGCGCCTGGACGACCTCGCGTGGCTGGGCGCGGAACGAGCGGCGCTCGAGACGCTCTGCGCCGAGATCGGCGAGCGGTCGCTGCCGGCGCGCGTCGTCCGCTGGCGCGAATGA
- a CDS encoding acyl-CoA dehydrogenase, whose translation MSLPQNRYKADLRELHFVLFEQFKLGELLGREPYQDWGEEEVRLTLSEVYRFATEVTGPLNAVGDQEGCRIEDGQVLTPKGFKEAWQKTYESGFKSLVVPAEFGGQGAPRVLAALTTELTSGSNTAFDMYPGLTIGAADLIEAFGTPEQRERYCGKMFGGEWAGTMCITEPQAGSDVGAATSFAKRNADGTYSITGTKLFISGGDQDLTENIVHMVLARTEGAPKGTKGLSLFIVPKRRVTGEPNDVKCLSIEHKMGIKGSSTALLQFGDDGQCVGELCGTTEQQGIKQMFKMMNYARIGVGLQGLGIASAAYLSTLEYAKERKQGSSAAQWKDPDAPRVAIIEHANVRRMLLWMKAHVEGVRALIVKGAMHLDRAAALAGKDDEQALYHQGQVELLTPLIKSYSSDTAFRVAEMAIQVHGGVGYTEDYPVEQHCRDAKIFSIYEGTNGIQALDLVARKLGQAGGMNTQRFLGDVSAFVEQHREHPVLGPSVANLALAHEAVAGSVMQLLGWFQGGEVERVPLVANRFLTMMSELTVGWLLLDAAAVALENQKKVAESDPDFAFYEGKKHAAIFFAHQVLPGVVGSAKMLAAGDNSALDIPDAAFATV comes from the coding sequence ATGTCCCTTCCCCAGAACCGTTACAAGGCTGACCTCCGCGAGCTCCACTTCGTGCTGTTCGAGCAGTTCAAGCTCGGCGAGCTGCTCGGCCGCGAACCGTACCAGGACTGGGGCGAGGAGGAGGTTCGCCTCACGCTCTCGGAGGTCTACCGCTTTGCGACGGAGGTGACGGGCCCGCTCAACGCCGTCGGGGATCAAGAAGGCTGCCGCATCGAGGACGGTCAGGTGTTGACACCGAAGGGCTTCAAGGAAGCGTGGCAGAAGACCTACGAGAGCGGCTTCAAGAGCCTGGTGGTCCCGGCGGAGTTCGGCGGGCAAGGCGCGCCGCGCGTGCTCGCGGCGCTCACCACGGAGCTGACCAGCGGCTCGAACACCGCCTTCGACATGTACCCGGGGCTCACCATCGGCGCTGCGGATCTGATCGAGGCCTTCGGAACCCCCGAGCAGCGCGAGCGCTACTGCGGGAAGATGTTCGGCGGCGAGTGGGCGGGGACGATGTGCATCACCGAGCCGCAGGCGGGCTCGGACGTCGGCGCCGCGACCAGCTTCGCGAAGAGAAACGCCGATGGCACCTACAGCATCACCGGCACCAAGCTCTTCATCAGCGGTGGCGATCAGGACCTGACCGAGAACATCGTGCACATGGTGCTGGCGCGCACCGAAGGCGCCCCCAAGGGGACCAAGGGGCTCTCCCTGTTCATCGTACCCAAGCGGCGCGTCACGGGTGAGCCGAACGACGTCAAGTGCCTGTCCATCGAGCACAAGATGGGCATCAAGGGCTCCTCGACGGCCCTCCTGCAGTTCGGGGACGACGGGCAGTGCGTCGGCGAGCTCTGCGGCACGACGGAGCAGCAGGGCATCAAGCAGATGTTCAAGATGATGAACTACGCGCGCATCGGCGTGGGCCTGCAAGGCCTGGGCATCGCCTCGGCCGCGTACCTCTCCACGCTGGAGTACGCCAAGGAACGCAAGCAGGGCTCGAGCGCGGCCCAGTGGAAGGACCCCGACGCGCCACGCGTGGCGATCATCGAGCACGCCAACGTGCGGCGCATGCTGCTCTGGATGAAGGCGCACGTCGAAGGCGTCCGCGCGCTGATCGTCAAGGGAGCGATGCACCTGGATCGCGCTGCAGCCTTGGCCGGCAAGGACGACGAGCAGGCGCTTTACCACCAGGGACAGGTCGAGCTGCTCACGCCCCTGATCAAGTCGTACTCTTCGGATACGGCGTTCCGCGTGGCGGAGATGGCCATCCAGGTCCACGGCGGCGTCGGCTACACCGAGGACTACCCGGTCGAGCAGCACTGTCGCGACGCGAAGATCTTCAGCATCTACGAGGGCACCAACGGCATTCAAGCGCTCGACCTGGTGGCGCGCAAGCTGGGTCAAGCCGGCGGCATGAACACCCAGCGCTTCCTGGGTGACGTCTCGGCGTTCGTCGAGCAGCACCGCGAGCACCCGGTGCTCGGCCCGAGCGTGGCGAACCTGGCGCTGGCGCACGAGGCGGTGGCGGGCTCCGTGATGCAGCTGCTCGGCTGGTTCCAGGGCGGAGAGGTCGAGCGCGTGCCGCTGGTCGCGAACCGCTTCTTGACCATGATGAGCGAGCTCACCGTGGGCTGGCTCTTGCTCGACGCCGCGGCCGTTGCGCTGGAAAACCAGAAGAAGGTCGCGGAGTCGGACCCGGACTTCGCCTTCTACGAAGGCAAGAAGCACGCGGCGATCTTCTTCGCTCACCAGGTGCTGCCGGGCGTGGTCGGCTCGGCCAAGATGCTCGCCGCCGGCGACAACAGCGCCCTGGACATCCCCGACGCGGCCTTCGCGACGGTCTAA